The Candidatus Zixiibacteriota bacterium genomic sequence ATCTGTATCTAACCATACCGTTTGTCATTTATGGTATTTTCCGTTACCTCTATTTGGTGCATAAGGAGGAACAGGGCGGGTCGCCGACGACGCTTCTATTGACCGACCGGCCGCTCCTGCTCGATGTCCTCCTGTGGCTTGCCTCGGTGGTAATTATCCTGTATATTCACTAAAAAGATTATCATTACATTGATTTATGGAACGGCGCGAATTTCTGAAAAAGACCGGGCAGGCTCTGGCTCTGGCGGCCATAACCGGGGGAACGGGACTATTATTTAATAATCGGCAGAAATTCACTTATGACCGCCTGATGGCCAAAACCGGCGATTTCGCCGTACCGGCGGATAGTGCTTTTCCGGGAATGGCTCTGGCCAAAAACAACGACCATGTGGCCGCTTTGAATGCCTCACTTGATGCCATGGGGGGAATAAAACGGTTTATCCGTCCGGGCGACCGGGTGACTATCAAGCCGAACATAGGTTGGGATAGAACTCCGGCTCAGGGAGCCAATACCAACCCGGTTCTGGTGGCCGAAATGGTACGGCTCTGCCTGGTGGCCGGCGCCGCAAAGGTGATTGTCACCGATATTTCCTGCAACGACCCGCGCCGATGTTTTCTTCGCTCCGGTATCAAGGAGGCAGCCGAAAAAGCCGGCGCCAAAGTGATTCTTCCCGATGATGATGAATTTGTCAAAACCGATTTGAAAGGTGAGTTGCTGACCGTCTGGCCGGTACTGAAACCGTTTGTGGATACCGACCGGCTGATAAACATGCCGATTGTCAAACAGCATTCTTTGTCTTCGTGCACCATCGGGATGAAAAACCTTTACGGCATACTGGGGGGACGGCGCAACCAGTTGCACCAGCAAATTGACCAATCAATTGTCGATCTGGCCGCTTTCTGCCGCCCGACTCTGGTGGTGGTTGATGCCACTCGCGTGCTGACCCGCGGCGGCCCGCAGGGCGGCTCTCTGGATGATGTATTTGTTGCCGATACCGTTTTCTGCACCACCGACCAGGTGGCGGCCGATTCGCGCGGGGCGGAGTTTCTGGGACTGACCGGGGATAAAGTGAGCCATATCATACTGGCGGCCAAAAGCGGTCTTGGCATGATTGATTACCGGGCGGCCGGTTATAAGGAAATTATCTAGATGACTATCGCGACCGTAAGGAATCTTCGCCGGATATCACAGGTCGTTTTCTTTCTCACATTTTTCTGGCTGATACTGAAGACCAATTTCCAGGTTAATTTTAATCCGGCCAATCCGGATGAGATAACGCTTCCCCTGCCGGTTTCGATTGCGCTCCAGTTTGATCCGCTTACCGCGCTGGGAACGCTTCTGGCCAACGGGACTCTTTTCAAAGGGATTCTCTGGTCGCTGGTTATTTTGATTCCAACTATTTTCATCGGACGCTTTTTCTGCGGCTGGGTTTGCCCGCTCGGTTCGCTGAATCACTGGATATCGGAATTTCCCTCGGAAAGGGCGCGCCGCAAAGGGGGGCGGAAAATCGAGTCGAATCGCTACAAGAAATATCAGCGAATCAAGTACTATATCTTTTTCTTTTTTATTACCGCAGCGCTTTTCGGAACACTTCAGATCGGTCTTCTCGATCCGTTGCCGTTTCTGGCCCGTTCCATCGGGACGGTCGTCCTGCCGACTATTCATACGGCCGCCTCGGGAATATTGGGCTGGGTCAAATCATTCGGGTTGGGGCCGCTATCGACGGCGGCGCAGTTTGCCTATGATCTGATGGCTCCGCTTTTTCTGACTTTCCGCCAGGCGCATTTTCATACCATTCTGACGATCGGATTTCTTTTTGTCGCAGTGATGATACTGAACCGCATTTTCACCCGATTCTGGTGCCGCGGTATCTGCCCGCTGGGGGCGATGCTGGGGATATTCTCGCGCTACGCTATATTCGGTCTGCAGAAAAACGAACCGGCCTGCACCCACTGCAATGAATGTCTGCTGCATTGCCAGGGAGCAGATAATCCCGACATCGGTGCGCCGTGGCATCAGGCGGAATGTCATCTCTGCCTTAACTGCCAGGGACTTTGCCCTACATCGGCATTGAAATTCAAGTTTCTCCCCGAGCATAACCTTACCAGAACCAATCCGGCGCCGGTGCAAAAAGTAGATATATCCCGCCGTAAAGTAATCGCTTCGCTGGCCGGCGGCGTTGCGCTTCTGCCGCTGCTGCGCTCGGGCGATGCCTTTGCGGTGAATGCCAATTCGCTTCTGATCCGCCCGCCCGGTTCGGCCGCCGAGGAGGACTTTATCGCCCGCTGTATCCGCTGCGGGCAGTGTATGAGGGTCTGCCCCAATAATGCATTGCATCCGACTCTCATGGAGGCGGGCCTGGAGGGAATCTGGAGCCCAATATTGATTGCCCGCATCGGCTACTGCGAGCCGACCTGTACTCTCTGCGGGCAGGTCTGCCCGACCGGCGCGATTGTCGAGTTGACTTTGAAGCAGAAAGTGGGTGGGGCCGATATTACACCCAACCGGATCGGCACCGCTTTCATCGATAAAGGACGATGTCTCCCCTGGGCCATGGCCAAACCATGCATTGTCTGCGAGGAATGGTGCCCGACCTCGCCCAAAGCGGTCTATCTTCGCGAGGAGACGGTTTACGACCGGCGCGGCAACGGCATCAAAGTAAAACAGCCGCATATCGACCCGGACCTGTGCACCGGCTGCGGCGCCTGCGAGTTCGCCTGCCCGGTGGTCGACAGGGCGGCGATATACATAACCTCCATCGGCGAATCCCGCTCGGCGGAGAATCAAATACTTTTGCAGCGAAAAGGTATCGCTCAGAGCAATATCAGGAAAGGATAATAAAATGAGATACGCCCGGCTTATGATACTGATTACACTTCCGGCCGTTTTGTTTCTGCTCACCTGTTCCAAAAAGGACGGGATTGAGGATGTTGACGCCGGGAAACTTCTCCCCAAATCGTTTGAGAAGCTGGGGATGCAGCGCACCGGCGATATCCGCACTTTCGCCGACAATGCTCTCTGGGAGTATATCGACGGCGGCGCCGAGATGTATCATCTGTATAATTTTATAGAAGTGGCCACGGCTGATTATAAAATCGGAACGACGGAAATGGTCATCGATATTTATCGCTTTGATGATGCCACCGATGCCTATGGATTGTACGGTATGCTCCGGACGGACAAGCCGACCATAGTCCTGCTGGGAGTGGAGGGTTTCACGGCCCCATCGAGTATTATCTTTGTTAAAGGGTCTTATCTGGTTCGGCTGATGACCTATGAGGAGACCGAGGCGGCCAACAAAACTCTGGCGGACCTGGCGCAGGAGTTGAATAATACTGTTCCGGGAGCCACGGTTCGTCCCAATCCTTTCAAACTATTTCCTCCTACCAATGCCATGGGCACGCGGGATAAATATTATGCCCGGTCATTTCTGGGCCACAAATTCCTGACCCGGGTTTATTCTCAGGATTACCTTATCGGCAGCGACACGGTCAGTCTTTTTCTTTCCCGCGATGATGTCGGGGATAAATATCTGCAGTGGTCGGAATATGCCGTACAACTGGGGAAGATGGCCACTTCCCCCGACAGTCTCAGCTATGATTCGGCGCGCGTTTTCCTGATTAATGATAGCTTCAACGGGAATATAATCGCGGGACTCAAAGGAGGTAAGCTTCTGGGGATGCTCAATTACAGGGAATCTCATAAGGCCTTTCTGGCGGACTGGCTCAATTCGCTGCAATAAATAGCTTGCCAAGCCGGGCGGAGATAGGTATATAGCCCCTATAATAATTCTTTTAAGGAGGAAAAATGATAATTCGACTGCTGTGCCTTTTTCTTTTGGCGGTGGCGACCATGGCTGGTCCTTTTTCGGCCAACTGGCCGGCCGGCAAGAGTGAAAAGCTCGACTACGACATGACCATTTACGTCCCTTCGGAAATTACCAATCATGTCCATATAGAGATTACCAAGTCGACCGGCCCGGCGCCTGCGTTCACGCTGGTGCAGACTCTTGATGTTCCCTCCCAGTCGATGAAAGTGAAAACGACCGAGAAATATCGGGCCGAGGACATGAAATTCATTTCATCGGAGAATTTCTTCAAACTTCCGCCGGAGGCGGTGGCTCAGCTTGGCACCGATTCCATTCTCATTACGGCCAAAGCGGTCAAAGATAGTATCGAAATAGTTTCCAGCAGCCCGATTATACCTTCCGGCACGTTATATTTTCCGGCCAATTTGACCACCAGTGTCGGCGCGGCGCTGACCTCCCGCAATTCCGAGTTCAAGACGGGGACGACCCGAAAATTCAATATGGTGAATTTTATTTCGTTTACCGGGCAGCCGGTGACGGTTTTTGAGGAAGGTGATTCGGTTCTGACCGATACAACGATCACGACACCGGCCGGAACTTTCAAATGTGCTAAAGTGAGAAGCCTCGGTGATGTTGGCGCGATCAACTTTACTTATTACTGCCGAGAGAAGAACAATCTCCCGGTGATGTTTGAAGCGACAGATCCGAGCAGCGGCAAGCCGGTCGCAAAATTGGTTCTGCAGAAAATAGAATAGAAAAAATGCACTCAACCGGCATGAGACGGTTTCAGGGAAGAGATAATAAACCGCGTTATCGGCCGCTTTTTTATCTGCTGGTCAATCACCAGGCGGCCGGATATTCCAAAAAGAAAGTGGAATTTCTGACCGGGGAATTGTCTCGTGCCGGTCTGGAGTATCGTCTCTTGGAGCCCTCTTCGGCCGAGGAGGCCGTTTTTCAGGTCAAACGGATCATAAACACCCGTCCCGAAGGGGTCATTGCCTGCGGCGGCGACAGTACCGTCAACCTGGCGGCCCAGCATCTCATCCGGCGCTCTCCCGGCCTGGGGATTTTCCCCCTTGGTCGATTCAACAATTTTTACCGCTCCCTTCTTGGCGACCCGGACGCGGCCACGGCGGTGAAACATATTCTTTCCCGTCAGAGCCGTTCGATCGATCACGGACTCGCCGGAGGCCGTTTCTTTCTCGGTTCGGTCGGCCTGGGACTCGTTCCCGAACTGCATGAGCTTCTTGATAAGAAAGGGATTCCCCGTTTCGGGATAAGCTGGTCGCGCTATACCGCTGCCGCGGCGGCGGCGGTCAGCCCGCAGGAGTATTTGATTAAGATAGATGCTTTCCGATTCAATATCAGCCCGGTGCTCTTAAATTTGAACCTTCTTTCTTACACTCTTGGTTTGCCTCTTGTTTCACCCTCGCTTGATGAGGACGGCAAAGGGGAGATTATTTTCGATATCGGACAGGGAAAGGCGATCCTCAGCAGCTTTATCCGGCAGATTTATAAGAAGAAATATCTCTACTCGGATGAAATAAGAATGTTTCGGGGAGGCAAAATATCGATTGCGCCGGTCAAAGGAAAAAAGCTTTATATCGACGGCGAGATCACAACCTGCCGCACGGATACTCTGGAAATCGAAATCTTCGAGAAGAAAATCAGGATTTATCAAAAGAAGAAAGAATAGGGGGAGACGGTGCGGTACTCTATTCTGATAGCCATAAGTCTCTTTCTGCTTTTGGTGGCGGGCACAGCAGCGGCACAACCAACGAACGATTCCCTCCCTCCGAACGATACTACCAAGATCATTTCCACGCCGGGCCTGATGGTTGAGGCCTACTATGTTGATCGCCCGCTTGACAGCAGCAAAACACAAAATCCGACCGCGGCCTTATTCAAGTCGATTCTGGTTCCTGGATGGGGACAGCTGGGAAACGGCAAGTACCTCAAGGCGGGAATTGTCATCGCCACCGAGACTTATTTGATCGCCAATCTGGTACGCTACGCCCACCGGACTGCGGATGCCAAGAAAGCCTTTGACACCGCCCCTGATGATATTACTAAGGGTGTCCTTTATACCAAGTATCGGCGGGATAAGGATGACCGCAATTTCTACTCCTGGATGACCGGGGTGACCATATTTATCTCGATGTTTGATGCTTATGTGGATGCGCATCTGGCCCGTTTTCCCAAGTACCCCAAGGGGCTCTCTTTTGATGCGGGCGCGGATGAAAAATCCGATTTCGGCGTGAGAATCAGTTACAATTTTTAACCGGCTGCTTTTAGCGGTCGGATAAAATAAAGTTCTTCAAATCTATTTTATATTTGGCCGGATCGATTATCCGTACGATCTTGCGTGAGGCATTTTCCGCCTGCGCCAGGTCAAGGTCCGGATATTCTTTGAAAGGACCGCTGCGGTCGCCGACAATACGGACGCAGGGGCGGGAGAGGTTCGCCGGATTGGTTTTGGAAACGACGGCCAGTTCATCGGAAGAGAGAAGGATCATCGTTCCGGCCGGATAGATGCCGACGACGTTGACAAACAGCTTGAGCAGAAAAGCATCGAATTTCACCGACATCTGATACATCATTTTCCGCAGGACTTCATCCGGCGGGATAGCCTTCTTGAGATAAACCCGTCCGGAACTTAGAGCATCAAAAGTATCGACGATCGAAATAATCTTTGAGAAGAGGTTGGTCGGTCGCTTCTCAATTAGCGAAGGATACCCGGTGAAATCTTCGTTGATATGATGTTCCATGGCCGCTCGCGCGGCCCGCGCCACATGCCTATCAAAGCGAAGGTTGCGCAGAATCGTCTTGGCCCCCAGCCGGGGGTGCCGCTGCATTTGTATCCAGTCGTTTTCATCATAGGCATCCGGTTTGCGGATAAGATCGCCGGGGAGTTTCACTTTGCCGATGTCATGGAACAAGGCGGCAAAGCCGAGCTCCGAAAGACGTTGGCGTTCCAACCCCAGGCGGACTCCGATAGTCAGGGCATAGACACAGACATTGGTGCTGTGGGCATAAGTATATTCATCGAAATCGCGGATTGAGGTCAACTCTATCAAATACGACTCCTCCTCGGCAATCTGGTCGATCATGGAATGTACAACCCGCTTGGCCTGTCCCAAGTCAACCTCGCGATTCTCGGCGGCACGCGCCATGACATCCTCGACCACGGAGATGGCCCGGAAAAAATTCGCGCGGGCGGCCCGCTTCAGAATCGTTCGTTTCTCCAGCGAAAGAGCCGGCTTCTTCTCTTTCTCTTCGATACTCAGAAGCGTTATGCCGTCAATTCCCAAATCAATCAGTCTCTGGGAAATTGACTCCATGTTGTTTTCGCGAAGTTTGATGGTTGCCAGAAGGTGAATGAACTTATCAAGCTTGCGATTATCGAGGGAGTCATCGAGGATCATGCCGCCGATGCCGAGCAGGTGCCAGCTGTCCATGACATTTCGCGCCCGCACCAGACCATCGCTGTCAAACTTGACCAGTTTATCGCAGATGAATATCCGCCCGTCAATCGCCTTGACAGAAATCTTTCCATATTCCTCCGCCAGCCGCCTGAAAATGACATAGAATTTCGAGGACTGGGTCAGATAAGTGGCATTGCTGGCCTCGACATACTGAGCGGTTTTGAAAAGAATGAAGAGGGCGTTTATCAGCGACTGGTCGTCTTTTCCGGCAATTTCGAGCCGTTCTTTTTCAAGTTTGGCGACTGACATCATTTATCTCCATAAATGGCCCGACGGCGGCAGGCCATCGCCTCAGCGGCCATTTTGCGTATCCGGCGGCTCCAGGATCGATTATATTTCAGGAGTATTCTTTCGGCCTTCTCCGACTTGTTATATCCCAGCGCCTTGAAGGCCATTTTCTGATAGAAATCATCGACTTCTCTCATAAACAGCTTCCAGCCGGAAATAAGAGTCCCGAGATAGACGGCGGCCTGTTCACCGCCAAGGCGGGAATATGTAATCAGAAGATTTTCCTGGTCGGGAGCGCTGAGGGTGGCGATACGGTCATCGTTGATGATGGTTGTGACGGCATCAAGCACGGCATCGCTATTCAAATGAAAAATTGTCTCGAGGGCGGCCTGACTGACCACGGCATCGGAATCCCAAACCAGCCGCGCCAGAATTTCGACCGCCTGCGGATCTTTCATACCTGCCAGGCCTTTGATTATCTGCTGGCGCACCCTTGCTTCATTATGGGTAATTGCCTTCTCCAGATAGCTGAAGGCCTTCTCACCACCGATGGCGGCCAGCACGGAGACCGAATTACGGACAACAAACCAGCGGCGGTCAAATATGCCCCTCGAAATAATATCAATATGCTCTTTCCCGGCCAGGGTCAGATAGCGGCAGATCGCCTCGCGGTGATGGCGATGCTCCAACTCACCCAAAAGCCCCGTGACCGCCGAGAGCGCTTCCCAACCGAAATGATTCAGGTATTTTTCGATTTCCTCGGCCGTAATACCGGCGTTGCTGTTGAGCATCGCTCCCAGAATTTCAAGCCTCTCTTTGCTACCGGCCATCGCAAGGGCGTCTTTGATTTTTTCCGGCCAGTACCGGCGGCGACCTCCGGCCGGATGATTAAGTTCCTGAAGAAAGGAGAGAATCTCGCCGGCCGCGGCCAGCTGTCCCGTCTTCAGAAATTCCGATTGCATCTTTTCAAGGGTCATTAATGTTTCGGCGAATTCGGCGGCATCGTCTTCCTGGGCCACAACTTCGCGGAGGAGATCCATGGATGAGCGGTAAGGTTCGAATTCGGCATCGCGGCGGAGAATTTCGTCTACCTTATCCTTGTCCAGTTCATCCATCGCAAAAGCATCATTGAGAATAAGGGCGGTATTCGGCAGGGTGGCGCCGCTCAGGGAGGGCGCCGCATTCAATCCCATCTTGCGCTCGGCCATTCCCTCGCCCATCTGGAAAAGCGGTCTTGTTCCGGGCACAAATCCAAAGCCCGGCGTCGGCGGGGCGGACTCGGTCTCGACCGACCCGTCATCATCGAGAAAAATACTAGAATATACTATCCGACCGCCATCATCGTTCTCTGTCTTACCACCCGTAAGGGGATCGCCCGCGTCTCCTTTTTCCTGTACCATCATGCCGCCGTCGTACTCCCGCAGAATAAAATCATCGACGGTACAATAGTCGAATCCGGGAATGTGCGCCTGCCAGAGAAGGGCCACCAGGTCGGAGGCTCCCCCCTCCCGATTGACAAAGGTCTTCATGGTTCGGAAAAACAGATTGGCTTCCTGAAGACCAAATTCGGAGGAAAATGATATTTCGGTGATCCCGGCATGGTGGAATAGCTGAGCCAGCGCCTCGTCGGCTGAGCGGTCTTCATACACCGTTCGATTCTGCCAGACCAGATTGTTTTGCGCGACCGCAAAAACCAGGCCGCCGGTCTCTTTAATCAAATCGGAGAATCTTTCGCTGAACGATTCTTTCAGTTTGGCCGGCAAAGGATTATTTTCCGGATAGACCGCCACCACTTTGATGATCTTCATCAAATC encodes the following:
- a CDS encoding HEAT repeat domain-containing protein; this encodes MPENLSEQLLKDLSRLLADLMKIIKVVAVYPENNPLPAKLKESFSERFSDLIKETGGLVFAVAQNNLVWQNRTVYEDRSADEALAQLFHHAGITEISFSSEFGLQEANLFFRTMKTFVNREGGASDLVALLWQAHIPGFDYCTVDDFILREYDGGMMVQEKGDAGDPLTGGKTENDDGGRIVYSSIFLDDDGSVETESAPPTPGFGFVPGTRPLFQMGEGMAERKMGLNAAPSLSGATLPNTALILNDAFAMDELDKDKVDEILRRDAEFEPYRSSMDLLREVVAQEDDAAEFAETLMTLEKMQSEFLKTGQLAAAGEILSFLQELNHPAGGRRRYWPEKIKDALAMAGSKERLEILGAMLNSNAGITAEEIEKYLNHFGWEALSAVTGLLGELEHRHHREAICRYLTLAGKEHIDIISRGIFDRRWFVVRNSVSVLAAIGGEKAFSYLEKAITHNEARVRQQIIKGLAGMKDPQAVEILARLVWDSDAVVSQAALETIFHLNSDAVLDAVTTIINDDRIATLSAPDQENLLITYSRLGGEQAAVYLGTLISGWKLFMREVDDFYQKMAFKALGYNKSEKAERILLKYNRSWSRRIRKMAAEAMACRRRAIYGDK
- a CDS encoding DUF5683 domain-containing protein, with amino-acid sequence MRYSILIAISLFLLLVAGTAAAQPTNDSLPPNDTTKIISTPGLMVEAYYVDRPLDSSKTQNPTAALFKSILVPGWGQLGNGKYLKAGIVIATETYLIANLVRYAHRTADAKKAFDTAPDDITKGVLYTKYRRDKDDRNFYSWMTGVTIFISMFDAYVDAHLARFPKYPKGLSFDAGADEKSDFGVRISYNF
- a CDS encoding diacylglycerol kinase family protein, which gives rise to MRRFQGRDNKPRYRPLFYLLVNHQAAGYSKKKVEFLTGELSRAGLEYRLLEPSSAEEAVFQVKRIINTRPEGVIACGGDSTVNLAAQHLIRRSPGLGIFPLGRFNNFYRSLLGDPDAATAVKHILSRQSRSIDHGLAGGRFFLGSVGLGLVPELHELLDKKGIPRFGISWSRYTAAAAAAVSPQEYLIKIDAFRFNISPVLLNLNLLSYTLGLPLVSPSLDEDGKGEIIFDIGQGKAILSSFIRQIYKKKYLYSDEIRMFRGGKISIAPVKGKKLYIDGEITTCRTDTLEIEIFEKKIRIYQKKKE
- a CDS encoding DUF362 domain-containing protein; the encoded protein is MERREFLKKTGQALALAAITGGTGLLFNNRQKFTYDRLMAKTGDFAVPADSAFPGMALAKNNDHVAALNASLDAMGGIKRFIRPGDRVTIKPNIGWDRTPAQGANTNPVLVAEMVRLCLVAGAAKVIVTDISCNDPRRCFLRSGIKEAAEKAGAKVILPDDDEFVKTDLKGELLTVWPVLKPFVDTDRLINMPIVKQHSLSSCTIGMKNLYGILGGRRNQLHQQIDQSIVDLAAFCRPTLVVVDATRVLTRGGPQGGSLDDVFVADTVFCTTDQVAADSRGAEFLGLTGDKVSHIILAAKSGLGMIDYRAAGYKEII
- a CDS encoding 4Fe-4S binding protein; this translates as MTIATVRNLRRISQVVFFLTFFWLILKTNFQVNFNPANPDEITLPLPVSIALQFDPLTALGTLLANGTLFKGILWSLVILIPTIFIGRFFCGWVCPLGSLNHWISEFPSERARRKGGRKIESNRYKKYQRIKYYIFFFFITAALFGTLQIGLLDPLPFLARSIGTVVLPTIHTAASGILGWVKSFGLGPLSTAAQFAYDLMAPLFLTFRQAHFHTILTIGFLFVAVMILNRIFTRFWCRGICPLGAMLGIFSRYAIFGLQKNEPACTHCNECLLHCQGADNPDIGAPWHQAECHLCLNCQGLCPTSALKFKFLPEHNLTRTNPAPVQKVDISRRKVIASLAGGVALLPLLRSGDAFAVNANSLLIRPPGSAAEEDFIARCIRCGQCMRVCPNNALHPTLMEAGLEGIWSPILIARIGYCEPTCTLCGQVCPTGAIVELTLKQKVGGADITPNRIGTAFIDKGRCLPWAMAKPCIVCEEWCPTSPKAVYLREETVYDRRGNGIKVKQPHIDPDLCTGCGACEFACPVVDRAAIYITSIGESRSAENQILLQRKGIAQSNIRKG
- a CDS encoding HD domain-containing protein is translated as MSVAKLEKERLEIAGKDDQSLINALFILFKTAQYVEASNATYLTQSSKFYVIFRRLAEEYGKISVKAIDGRIFICDKLVKFDSDGLVRARNVMDSWHLLGIGGMILDDSLDNRKLDKFIHLLATIKLRENNMESISQRLIDLGIDGITLLSIEEKEKKPALSLEKRTILKRAARANFFRAISVVEDVMARAAENREVDLGQAKRVVHSMIDQIAEEESYLIELTSIRDFDEYTYAHSTNVCVYALTIGVRLGLERQRLSELGFAALFHDIGKVKLPGDLIRKPDAYDENDWIQMQRHPRLGAKTILRNLRFDRHVARAARAAMEHHINEDFTGYPSLIEKRPTNLFSKIISIVDTFDALSSGRVYLKKAIPPDEVLRKMMYQMSVKFDAFLLKLFVNVVGIYPAGTMILLSSDELAVVSKTNPANLSRPCVRIVGDRSGPFKEYPDLDLAQAENASRKIVRIIDPAKYKIDLKNFILSDR